TCCAGCATAAATAGCCTCTTCGCCATCTGTCGACAAGGCACTAATCACCAACCCTTGAGAGCTAGCCATCTGACTTAAGCGTTGATATAAATCTTCCAACTCTGAATCCACACTAAATAAACGATTGAGCTCCAGATAATTCATTTCCGCTTGCAACAAATCTTCCTGAGCACGCTTATTTGCCACATCTAGGTATTTCACTTTGGCTTCCATCTCAGGAATAGCAGCAATTTTTTGCGCCATCTGTTCGCGCTCTGCTAGGTAGGGTAAAAAAACAAAGACGATGTATGCAACAAATAATAAGGCTGCAAAACCGCCCCAAAGGACCATTTTTGCTTGCGGCCCTTTGAGGGAGGAGTTCTTATTCAGCACCCCCTTGAGTAGCGCCCCTAGATCGAGATTTTTAAGTTCAGACAGGTTCATATTTATGGTCGTTGCTGGGGTGACTTGGGGGAATTTGCGGCCGGGACGTCCAATTTCACGATACATTTAATCTGAAATTGCTTATAACCACCCACTGAATTACGTCCTGTACCCGCTTGCGTATTTTGTGGCGAGGCACTCAATGCCATCGTACTTAAGGCTGCATGCGAAATCATCGGTAGGCCTTGCAAACGATCAACTAAATTGACAATCACCTGATCATTCACCGCATCGCCCTTGATATTCAAAGTACTAGGATTTTCAAAGGTGAGCTCTGTAAACCAAACACCGCCAGGCACCACGCCATTGACTGCGTTCAAGAGAGCATAAGAAGATGCTTGATTAGACTTCATCTCTCCACTAGCCTGTAGCATTTGGCTGTATCGGGACTTTTGAGCCGTCAACTTCGCCAGAATCGCCTCTTTGAGTTTGACATCCTCTTCTAGACGCACCGCCTTTTGAAATTGTGGGTCTGTAGTACCAGAGGAAAACAATTGATTGAGCAGCGTAAAAATAATAAAGAGCACCAACACTGCCCCAGTCAACCGAATACCAATCTTGGAAAGTATCTTCTTCTTTTCTGCGCGCTTAACAGTATCTTTGTTGGGCAATAAGTTAACGTTGTTAACTCCAGTGACATATTTGTAATAGCCAAATATATCGACCTTGCGTGTTGCCAAACCAATCGCCGAGCTAAACACGGAACTGTTTTTCTCTGAAACAAGCTTATCCTGCAGGTTGGCAGGAATAGTTAAATCTAGCAATGGATTAAATAACTCCACCCGATAACCATCTAGACAATTACGCAATTGAATTAATAATTCTGAAGTGTCAGGAATTGGGGAGACTAAGAGGACTTTTTCGATCAAATTTGAACCAACCTTGGTCTCATAAGCTCGAAACGCTTGACGAATTTGCCCTGATAAACGGTCATATAAGCGATCACCCGCCTCGCCTGGTGGGACGCCATTTTCAATCAATGCCCTATCAGTCTCAGAAACATAGACATCGTAAATAAATGGCGCATCATCAGTAATAATCAAAACGTAATTCTCATGCGGACCACACTCAATCAAAGCAGTAGTTTTTTGCGAGCGTAATTGCTGCGTCTTTAAAGCATTGCGAATCGCAAAACATCGCACATCCACCACCACTGGATTAAGACCTGCTTTAGTCGCTATTTGAACGTAATGATTAATCTCAGATAGCTTTGAAGCAACAAATAACAACTCCATCGTGTTTTCAGCAGCATTTCGTCGAATGACTTGCCAAAAGACCGAATACTCTTCAAGCTTTTCAGCCAACTGAATAATATTGCTCCACAAACTATCGTATTCAATCGCACTTTGAATTTCTTCATCGCTCATTAAAGGCAAAGTGACAGTGCGAATAATGGTGCTTGTAATCGGAATAGAAATAGCGACATTTGGCGCTTCCAATTTTGCGCCCACAATGAGCTCTTTAAGTTTATTTACATACAACTCTTGATTCAGTTGAATGTCTGGTAGGCCAGCATGATCACCAACATACTTTGAGCCAATCTTTTCAAGTAGCCACTTACCATTATTCTCCGAGAGTTGAGCCACGCGGATGAAATTTGGTGTGATATCAACCCCAATAACGTCCTCTTGCTTAACGGAGTACTTACTCAGTAGATCAATACAGTACCGCAACAGAGGTTGAAGGGGGTTATTCATTTAGTAGCCAAAAAATTGCAAAATTGGTCAAAAGTATATAAAAAAACGGCATAGTACTTAATATATTTTTTTTCCCACCAAGACTTGTATTTAACTTGCCCAGTCGGACTGGGGTTGCTAGACGTAATTTTTGCTAAATTATCTCGGCCATTGGGAAGTGCAGTACCAGGAGCAATATTACTCATGCCGACGTAAATGTTTCCTTTGCCATCAACTATGGGGGCGGTAGCTAGCCCTTGCCCGATAACGGTTCCAGCACTCCCTGCGGAGCAATTATCAGTAAGCTCAATAATGCGACTCGTGCCGTACAAGGGACAAGTCAGGTCCTCGGGTCTATATGCTGTGAAATAGACATACTTGTTAAACACTGCCGCCCTGCCTATGACTTTTTGACAATCCGCAGCAGGATTTACCCCCGTTTTAGCATAGACATCGGCATACCAGGAATTATTCACCGTGCATTGCTGGGTGTTGACATTAGTGAAAGTACTAACAGTCTGACCTGTCTGAGTTAACTGGGTCGCAGGGAAGTTGGAGTCCATTACCCCATAAATACGGTTATTAATAGTATTGACCCTACGTTGGAGCCTAATCTGATCACCGGAACCAAAATAGTTGAATAAGCGGTTTACCGATGCACCTAAAGCATTAGTGCCCGAAACAATTGTTGAACCAAGCTGGTTATAGGCTAGTCTGTTGTTGGCTAAGCTGGCCTGATCCAAAAAGGACTCATACAAAGTAAATAGTCCACTATTACTATCTGACAAACTTTGCTTGCTCAAATTCAATTTCCAAAGTTTGCCCTGTAAGTCCGTAAAGTAAGCTAAACCTCCGTAATAATTAGCCAAGGAAGTCCCATCTCCAGTGATCACGGTGAGATCAGCTGTAACGCCGTTGGGAATATTCGAAGTGCTGTCGCTAGCTACTGGAGCAGCGACTAAGACATGCCCACCCGTCACCCGTAGAAGTGACTACTGATGAGCCGGTCGCTCCACAGGAGGCTGTTTGATTTAGTGCTATCGGGTTCAAGCTCTAAAACATAGACATACGAGCCGTAAGAGCTAGCTGCGGTAGATCCTGTTGAAGAGGCTCCACCAGCAAATCCACCTCCAAAAGCAGCAACCCAACGTTGATTGGCGCTACCCTCAATATAGGGCAACAGCATAATCACTGGCCTAGACCAAGCGCCTCCTAGCTTTGAATAATCAAAGGTGGTGCAACTCGAGTTATAAGCAAAGGTCGACTTTTTACCGCTTGCATCCCAATAATTAATGACTTTGTTGGAGGTATCGTTATTAATCGTGAAGAGATGGGCTGGCGCATCAGGATTAGTGATGTCTAGGGCGTAATATCCATTACCACCCCAACCTAGACCTCCCATCAAAACGGTTTTCCAGACACCCTGGCCAGAAAAATAGACATCCTTAACAGTGATGGGGCCATCAACGCTAAAAATACTATTGCTAGTGCCCGACCCAGCGTTGAGACCCTTATTGCCAGTCTCATTTCTGAGCATTGGTATGACCGAAGGTGGAATAAAAGCCCAGCGCTCATTTAAATCAGCATCAAAGGCGTGCAACATTCCATCATTTGCCCCGACATACAGTTGAGATCGACGAGAGGAATTGCTACTGATAAATGCTGGATAATTATTCTGGTAACGATAGTAGGCCTCTGACTTGCCAAAAGTAGCAACATCAGAACTCCAGGGCGCATTGGGAATGCCCACCATGACCATCTCAGAGTGATAGGTATCACCCAACACCGAGGTACGTACCGCTGTAGTAGCGCTGCTATCCTCCCAAGAAGAGTTCAGGCCTCTAGTGAAATTGATCAGGTCTTGGGTTGCGGTGGCATTCGATGTTGATGGGCAGTTGAACATCAGGCTTTCCAGCTTGGCGCTATTCGCTAAGGTGACATTGTTATAGGAGCCATCTAAAGGCAAGCCACTAGACATGCATAAAGGGTCATAGCCAACCGTCCAAATAGATCTGCCTCCACCGGAGTAGGAGTTGCTGTTTGCTGCCCGAACTAGTAACTTTGATTGGGCAGTTACAGGCGTATTCCCAAGAATGGTGCCAGTGGTGTCGATGTCATAACGCTTAATCTCTCCGATCCATTGCTTATCCTTCTGATATTTAAATAGAGCCTGATAGATAGTTCCATCACCCAATACTGGAGGAGCATAGGTTTGCCAAACATCTTGACGAGTGCTGCTACCTGCAGGTAGTGAGGCAGTCTTGGTTGGCAAAGTGGGTGCAACCGCTGAACCGCTGACCCCTTTAAATCCAAACCCATAAAAAAGTGTTGGGTAATTGGGATCGTAACCTAGAGAATACACACCAGCACCCACGGTAGTGAGCGCAGTGGTAATCTCCGCTTTTGTAGCGCCGGCCCCATAGTAGATATAAAAAATGGCGGATTCATTACAAAGCAAATCCCCAAACTGAAAAGTAAAAGAGGCGCCCAAATTGGTTTGCTGGTTATTGACCGTTCCCCCAATTCCCGCATAGTCCATATGCGTATTAGCTAATACAGGTAGAGGCGCAGCTCTGCAGGCTACAGAGGCATCTGGAGTAATTGAGTAGTGAGAACCACCATTGTCGCAAGCATCAAACACCTTTGGCGTGTAGGTGCTTGCATATGAAGCTGCTACCCCCACCATATCAGTAAAGTTGGTCGTTAAGTTATTTAATATATCCCAGTCCATGATGCGACGGTAACGAACATCGGTGAGCGTTCCACCAGAGATATTGGTAATAGTGACAAGCGCCTGAAATAAATTCCGATTAGTTGAGCCGCTAGTAGGCCCATAAACATGGGTTACCTCTAACAGAGGTGTTTTAGTGGAATCTGCTGGATCGCTAATCCATACGGTAGATTTAATACTGGTGGCATCCACCACAAAGCTTTTCACAGTAATGTTGCTTGAAATACCACCTGCATCTACCGAAGCATATCCAGAGATTACTTTATTACTCACTGGTATGACGCCGCTAGCGCCCCAACCCTCCCACTTTCTTCCTGAGGATGTTCCGTCATACCATCCGGCAGAGTAGCTACCACCCCCACCCCACTTGTAGGCAGTGCCGACCGAACCTGGAGGACTAGAATTTAAGGTGTTGGCATTATTTGCCACCGTTCCAGATCCAGTGGGCGTATTAAGATGGCCTGCAGGGTTAACACCTAAGGCAATAGTTTGTTCGGCAGTAATTGTGCTGTTATGAATAATGCCGTAGGCAGGAAAACTCTGTGCATTGACCTTGAGTCCAAATGAAATGCTGCATGCCAAAAATACAGTGGACACTATTAAGCGAGTTGGAATATTGTAAAAAAGGGTCTTCATAATTTACGGGGTGTATTGCACCACCGCCTCCAATGACGAACGACTCGAATTTGACTGCCAAAATTGGGTATTAATTACACTGTTAGCAAGTGGAACGTTGTAATTGCCTATCGAAGTAATTTTGACAGTGTAGGTAAATGTAGATACTCCATAGCCATTGCTTGTGCCGACCTCAGTACCGACCCCAAGCGAGGATGTACTGGCAAGTTTTTGCACAATACAAGATGAGTAATTTGCCCGGCCAGCACGATCTTTAAACTTCGAACTTCTAGCATCAGTTTGACCCTGGGGAATCGTATCGGCCAAAATAGAATTCGTATTGAGCGGGCCACCTGGAGCCGCAAGATCATAGGCAGCACCCACACCATTTATCCAAGACTTACCAGCAGAACTTGCAAACCACTCGATAGCATTGTCAAAGCAAGTCTCCCCTGCCTCAATCGAAATGGGTTTGTTAGCAACTGCCGAAACTAAATCTGCCTGAATCGAGGCTAAATAAGAAATACCTGCACCCATGACCATTAATACCAATAACAATATCAGTGTGACTACCAAAGCAATACCGGACTGCTGTGGCAGCTGAGCAGTACCTTCCTGCTGCAGGCGTTTGATCTTAAGGAACCAGGGAAACATTTTTGGCCCTTGTAATCACAGTAAACGTTTTAGAGACAATCCGGGTCGTACCCTCTACTTTCCGAGGAGATTGCACGAGTAAGCTGGCTTGAATCGTCTGAAATTGCCCGCTATAAGTTCCAGTTCCACTAGGCTTGGCATTTAAGCCTTGCACAGTAAAGCTACTCACCCAATCTAGGATGGGCTCACCAGATGAACTTCCGTATACAGGAGTTGAACTAGCCAAGTCACAAAAGGCAGCAGGGTTTGTGCATCTTCGCCACTCACGTAGCAAGCGGTTTCTGGTGCTGCCACCTGCAGGCGCGTAGGAGGCCAAATAGTAGCGAATCAAGGCTCTGTATAGAACACCGGAGTTATCGTAGTCATCATAAACAAAAATAATATCGCCCGGGTTTAGATGAAATGATATTGATTGCTTGATTGCCAGGCATGGGGTTGGTATCGTTGTAATCGAGATAGCCAGCGACACGCACATCCGATTTAAATAAATCAATGGCCCTCAAGGCATTACGATCGACTTCAGTTTGCGCCGAGAGAACCTGCTGCTGCTGAGAAAAAAATGAATAGCCTGCATATGTACCAGCAATCACAATGGAAGAAACTGCCAAAGCCACCAACAATTCCACCAAGGTATACCCTTGTTCGCGAGCGCAATAGATTAGGCTTTTCATATCTGCCTAATCTTGCGCGTGAAATACGCGCTAATCTGCCCACCACTTGTGACTAAACTGACATTAATAATTAATGCAGTACCATCCTTGGTGACATCCACCTGTCTAATCTCTAGACCAGAGGTCGTATTGAGGGAACCAATATTGGCATTGAGATCATTGCACCAAGATTGGCGATCATCCCCAACAGAATATGTGCAGGCAACTAAACTTCCGGCATACAAGGGTGGCGTTACAAAAGGGTTTAAAGCATCGGTGCTTGACCTCATTCCCTCAGCAGCGATGGTTTCGATGATTCTATCGGCCATCAGATTGAGGTACATTCTTTTTTCTGACTCAGCGATAACTTGTTGAGCAACTCCAAAAAAGAAATAGAGCCCACTAAAGCCCAAGGTAAAAATGACCATGGCAACCATCGCCTCCACCAAAGTAAATCCCTTGGAACGATTGATTGTGAGAAGGAGTCCTTAGTCTTGCTCTATCCATAAACCTGAAGACTGCTGCCATTTAAATTTCTGCACAAACCCTGTGGTCTGATTGATCAATACGCGATAGGCACCATACAGTGCTCGATTACTACTGCGATTGAGTTCAATATCAATGGCGCCCCCACTCCCCTCCACCCCAGCCAAGCCATTGGTGGTGAAAATACCTCTACCCACTGTACATATGGTACTCACGATGGATGAATTTCTGGAGAGGATATTGAAATTCGGATCTTTAGAAATGGGGTTCTCAACAACATTGCTGGCAAAGTTTGACGAAACGCTAGCAGTTGAAGATTGGGGGGGCTGAAGAAATCTGGTAACTCAAATTGGTCGGGCTATTGCAAATGAGTAATCCTGTTCCATTAATAGTGCGCACCCGAGTTTTTAAAAAATCAATGCTCGATAGTAAGGCAAGGTAGTCTGACTCTAGAGAACGTTTGCCACGCCAATCGGTAATTGAGGGGGATACAAATGCACTGACGATCATTAAGATCGCTACAACTACAACGATTTCGAGAAAACTGACGCCCCGTTGCTTCATGTCGCCTCAATTTGACCGGACTGAACCAGCTGCTGCAAAGAGGCTTCCATGGTCATCATGCCTTCGCCACGAGCCATCTGCATCACACTAGGAATTTGGAAAACTTTATTTTCACGAATTAAGTTACGCACTGCAGGATTACAAGTCATCACTTCAAAAGCGCCAATTCGACCTGGCGCATCTTTTCGTTTGAGAAGGCGCTGCGTCATTACCAGGCGTAAGGATTGTGAAAGTTGCGCCCTCACTTGATCTTGCTGTTGCGGTGGAAATACGTCGATGATTCGGTTAATCGTATTTGGGGCGCCACTAGTATGTAAGGTCCCAAAAACCAAGTGACCTGTTTCAGCGGCAGTGAGTGCCAATTGAATGGTCTCTAAGTCACGCAACTCCCCAACCAAAATAACATCAGGATCTTCACGCAATGAGGCTCGCAATGCGGATGAAAAAGATAAGGTATCTCGCTTGACCTCACGCTGCGAAACAACGCATTTCTGATTTTGATGAATAAACTCAATAGGATCTTCAATGGTAATGATGTGCTCATGACGAGTGCGATTAATGCGATCAATCATGGCCGCTAATGTGGTTGATTTACCAGAGCCTGTCGGGCCAGTAACCAGAATGAGGCCATTCTCCAACTCAATTACATCTCTGGCTACTGGGGGCAAACCCAACACGTCAAACGCAGGAATTTGGGTCTCAATTTTTCATAAGACCGCTGCCAAGCCACGTGAAGTCTTAAAGAGGTTTACCCTGAAGCGCACATCACCTGCCTCTACTGCTAAGTCAGCATCAAGATGCTGCATGAATTCAATTTGCTGTTCTTTAGTAAGCTCCTGCTCAATGAATTCTTTCATCTCTGCCTGAGTTAAAACATCATCGGGAAAGGTTTGTATAACGCCGTCAACCCGAATTGATACAGACTCATTCTCATGAAAATGGATATCCGATAATTTATGTGCTGCCACATATTTAAGCGCCTTATCTATCATTCCCATGTTCTGATCCTTAATCTTGATTAATCAATTGTTATTGCAATGAATTGCGCTTACGAAAAAAACCAGGCAGGAATACCAAACAATAGAATGAACCCACCTGCCAGTATTAAAAATGGTCCAAACGGCAACATCCTCTCTAAAGAGAGTGTTTCTTTGCGCATTAACATCAGGCTGGTAATCACCAGTAAACCCAAAATACTGGCAATCGCCAAAATGGGCATGATTGCAGAAAAGCCAAACCATGCGCCAAAGACAGCGAGCAACTTAAAATCGCCACCCCCAAAGCCATCGCGTTTCCGAAATAAGCGATACAGATAATTTACTGACCAAGGCAAAAGATATCCACCGCATGCCCCCAGAATGCAATTAAATAGGCTCACGGACGTAAGTCCAAAGAGCGAGCCAACAACACCAAGTGCAAGCGCGCTATAAGTTAAATAATCTGGCAGGTAATAAGTTTCTAAATCAATAAAAAAGAGTGCAATTAATAAGGCCAGAAATAAACAATACAGTGGGGTTGCCCAGCTCAAACCAAATGCCAAGTAGACTGATGCAAAACCCAACCCTGTAAATAATTCCACCAAAAAATATCGCGGGGAAATTGCGCTTGCACAATATCGGCACCTGCCTTTGAGACGCAACCAAGACAGCAACGAAATATTGTCAGACCAAGCAATTACATGATTGCAACAAGGGGTGGTTGAACCTGGGTGAACAAGACACTTCAGATTGGAGATAATCGACGCATGATTTTC
This genomic interval from Polynucleobacter necessarius contains the following:
- the pilM gene encoding pilus assembly protein PilM, translated to MNNPLQPLLRYCIDLLSKYSVKQEDVIGVDITPNFIRVAQLSENNGKWLLEKIGSKYVGDHAGLPDIQLNQELYVNKLKELIVGAKLEAPNVAISIPITSTIIRTVTLPLMSDEEIQSAIEYDSLWSNIIQLAEKLEEYSVFWQVIRRNAAENTMELLFVASKLSEINHYVQIATKAGLNPVVVDVRCFAIRNALKTQQLRSQKTTALIECGPHENYVLIITDDAPFIYDVYVSETDRALIENGVPPGEAGDRLYDRLSGQIRQAFRAYETKVGSNLIEKVLLVSPIPDTSELLIQLRNCLDGYRVELFNPLLDLTIPANLQDKLVSEKNSSVFSSAIGLATRKVDIFGYYKYVTGVNNVNLLPNKDTVKRAEKKKILSKIGIRLTGAVLVLFIIFTLLNQLFSSGTTDPQFQKAVRLEEDVKLKEAILAKLTAQKSRYSQMLQASGEMKSNQASSYALLNAVNGVVPGGVWFTELTFENPSTLNIKGDAVNDQVIVNLVDRLQGLPMISHAALSTMALSASPQNTQAGTGRNSVGGYKQFQIKCIVKLDVPAANSPKSPQQRP
- a CDS encoding pilus assembly protein, which translates into the protein MTGGHVLVAAPVASDSTSNIPNGVTADLTVITGDGTSLANYYGGLAYFTDLQGKLWKLNLSKQSLSDSNSGLFTLYESFLDQASLANNRLAYNQLGSTIVSGTNALGASVNRLFNYFGSGDQIRLQRRVNTINNRIYGVMDSNFPATQLTQTGQTVSTFTNVNTQQCTVNNSWYADVYAKTGVNPAADCQKVIGRAAVFNKYVYFTAYRPEDLTCPLYGTSRIIELTDNCSAGSAGTVIGQGLATAPIVDGKGNIYVGMSNIAPGTALPNGRDNLAKITSSNPSPTGQVKYKSWWEKKYIKYYAVFLYTFDQFCNFLATK
- a CDS encoding PilC/PilY family type IV pilus protein yields the protein MKTLFYNIPTRLIVSTVFLACSISFGLKVNAQSFPAYGIIHNSTITAEQTIALGVNPAGHLNTPTGSGTVANNANTLNSSPPGSVGTAYKWGGGGSYSAGWYDGTSSGRKWEGWGASGVIPVSNKVISGYASVDAGGISSNITVKSFVVDATSIKSTVWISDPADSTKTPLLEVTHVYGPTSGSTNRNLFQALVTITNISGGTLTDVRYRRIMDWDILNNLTTNFTDMVGVAASYASTYTPKVFDACDNGGSHYSITPDASVACRAAPLPVLANTHMDYAGIGGTVNNQQTNLGASFTFQFGDLLCNESAIFYIYYGAGATKAEITTALTTVGAGVYSLGYDPNYPTLFYGFGFKGVSGSAVAPTLPTKTASLPAGSSTRQDVWQTYAPPVLGDGTIYQALFKYQKDKQWIGEIKRYDIDTTGTILGNTPVTAQSKLLVRAANSNSYSGGGRSIWTVGYDPLCMSSGLPLDGSYNNVTLANSAKLESLMFNCPSTSNATATQDLINFTRGLNSSWEDSSATTAVRTSVLGDTYHSEMVMVGIPNAPWSSDVATFGKSEAYYRYQNNYPAFISSNSSRRSQLYVGANDGMLHAFDADLNERWAFIPPSVIPMLRNETGNKGLNAGSGTSNSIFSVDGPITVKDVYFSGQGVWKTVLMGGLGWGGNGYYALDITNPDAPAHLFTINNDTSNKVINYWDASGKKSTFAYNSSCTTFDYSKLGGAWSRPVIMLLPYIEGSANQRWVAAFGGGFAGGASSTGSTAASSYGSYVYVLELEPDSTKSNSLLWSDRLISSHFYG
- a CDS encoding PulJ/GspJ family protein; protein product: MKSLIYCAREQGYTLVELLVALAVSSIVIAGTYAGYSFFSQQQQVLSAQTEVDRNALRAIDLFKSDVRVAGYLDYNDTNPMPGNQAINIISSKPGRYYFCL
- a CDS encoding type IV pilus modification PilV family protein; translation: MNRSKGFTLVEAMVAMVIFTLGFSGLYFFFGVAQQVIAESEKRMYLNLMADRIIETIAAEGMRSSTDALNPFVTPPLYAGSLVACTYSVGDDRQSWCNDLNANIGSLNTTSGLEIRQVDVTKDGTALIINVSLVTSGGQISAYFTRKIRQI
- a CDS encoding pilus assembly FimT family protein, whose translation is MKQRGVSFLEIVVVVAILMIVSAFVSPSITDWRGKRSLESDYLALLSSIDFLKTRVRTINGTGLLICNSPTNLSYQISSAPPIFNC
- a CDS encoding type IV pilus twitching motility protein PilT, with the protein product METQIPAFDVLGLPPVARDVIELENGLILVTGPTGSGKSTTLAAMIDRINRTRHEHIITIEDPIEFIHQNQKCVVSQREVKRDTLSFSSALRASLREDPDVILVGELRDLETIQLALTAAETGHLVFGTLHTSGAPNTINRIIDVFPPQQQDQVRAQLSQSLRLVMTQRLLKRKDAPGRIGAFEVMTCNPAVRNLIRENKVFQIPSVMQMARGEGMMTMEASLQQLVQSGQIEAT
- a CDS encoding prepilin peptidase, which encodes MADTLFAPSQTLALLGQIGFWYALLLGLIVGSFLNVVIYHLPKVLFSEEGDIENHASIISNLKCLVHPGSTTPCCNHVIAWSDNISLLSWLRLKGRCRYCASAISPRYFLVELFTGLGFASVYLAFGLSWATPLYCLFLALLIALFFIDLETYYLPDYLTYSALALGVVGSLFGLTSVSLFNCILGACGGYLLPWSVNYLYRLFRKRDGFGGGDFKLLAVFGAWFGFSAIMPILAIASILGLLVITSLMLMRKETLSLERMLPFGPFLILAGGFILLFGIPAWFFS